Proteins co-encoded in one candidate division WOR-3 bacterium genomic window:
- a CDS encoding CvpA family protein, whose translation MNIFDFIIIGLIVACGFFGFFEGFPRILIEVCGILIAIYLSFLVHSLFIHLFPWNLILSVVTFFLVLSISIIIARFVGKIGKLLPLSNFFGGIFGLLIGLVFSFYLISFIYKFFPGAREIIDNSFILKYLTEFKEFWKSKGA comes from the coding sequence ATGAATATTTTTGATTTTATAATTATAGGACTTATTGTTGCATGTGGTTTTTTTGGATTTTTTGAGGGTTTCCCAAGAATTTTAATTGAAGTATGTGGAATACTTATTGCTATTTACCTTTCTTTTCTTGTGCATAGTTTATTTATTCACTTATTCCCGTGGAATCTTATTCTTAGCGTTGTTACTTTTTTTCTTGTTTTATCTATTTCTATAATTATTGCGAGGTTTGTTGGTAAAATCGGGAAACTTTTACCCTTAAGTAATTTTTTTGGCGGGATATTTGGACTTCTTATAGGTTTGGTATTTTCTTTTTACTTGATTTCATTTATTTATAAATTTTTCCCTGGGGCAAGAGAAATTATTGACAACTCATTTATTTTGAAATATTTGACTGAGTTTAAAGAATTTTGGAAAAGCAAAGGAGCTTGA
- a CDS encoding VWA domain-containing protein — translation MKKFLIGHLIVSIFFSKNLLSQENNKEIYVFMVDLSMSMLRDSLFESVKRDLRRFIPENLKIGDRVILSGFGDDVRTFWDDEINTTEDFQRICWQIEKLQFNHRYTHMSRAFDILAKRMEEINAKYPNVPKYIYVYTDGINEPPPESHESPIEFQRILREHWGKEKMDQLNAYLFYISFGIEPPREIDTMAKEIPQVKILEYTRKPEEMEITPKLQIIKISSEKNFFSIPQNKKVIEFSLKTEAETEILFNDTISLKILPEGKIEPYNFEIKEKVQTQNFKLYLPKLSPGERKIHISFETKKGSILNPLIYEITLKILPTKPFILKILKVTLPIFLILLITLWLILIPRFENEDIVEIYQTGQEILRYKIRNGQRFYSNKVIISQNLNVPNLDRRAFVLMINRGRQVFIKPLKSEVLINNNPIDKKRWTELTDGTIFLVGNRMFKFER, via the coding sequence ATGAAAAAATTTTTAATCGGTCATTTAATCGTGTCTATATTTTTCTCAAAAAATCTTCTATCACAAGAAAATAATAAAGAAATATATGTTTTTATGGTTGACCTCTCTATGAGTATGTTAAGAGATAGTCTTTTTGAAAGTGTAAAAAGAGACCTGAGAAGATTTATACCCGAGAATTTGAAAATAGGAGATAGGGTGATTTTAAGCGGATTCGGTGATGATGTGAGAACATTCTGGGATGACGAAATAAACACAACTGAAGATTTTCAGAGAATTTGCTGGCAAATAGAAAAATTACAATTTAACCATAGGTATACTCATATGTCAAGAGCGTTTGATATACTTGCAAAAAGGATGGAAGAGATAAATGCAAAGTATCCTAATGTGCCTAAATATATTTATGTTTATACTGACGGGATAAACGAACCACCACCAGAATCACATGAATCTCCGATTGAATTTCAGAGAATTCTTCGCGAGCACTGGGGAAAAGAAAAAATGGATCAACTAAATGCATATTTATTTTATATTTCTTTTGGTATTGAGCCCCCAAGAGAAATTGATACAATGGCAAAAGAAATACCACAGGTGAAAATTTTGGAATATACCAGAAAACCAGAAGAAATGGAAATAACTCCAAAACTCCAGATAATAAAAATCAGTTCAGAAAAAAATTTTTTCAGTATCCCCCAGAATAAAAAGGTAATTGAGTTCTCTCTGAAAACAGAAGCAGAAACCGAAATACTTTTTAATGATACTATTTCATTAAAAATTTTACCTGAAGGGAAAATAGAACCTTACAACTTTGAAATTAAAGAAAAGGTTCAGACACAAAACTTTAAACTTTATCTGCCTAAGTTATCCCCGGGAGAAAGAAAGATACATATAAGTTTTGAAACAAAAAAGGGGTCTATTTTAAATCCACTTATTTATGAAATCACTTTAAAAATTCTGCCAACTAAACCTTTTATTTTAAAAATTTTGAAAGTGACATTACCAATTTTTCTGATCCTTTTAATAACTTTATGGTTAATTTTAATTCCAAGATTTGAAAATGAGGATATTGTTGAAATATATCAAACAGGTCAAGAAATTTTGAGATACAAGATAAGGAACGGACAAAGATTTTACTCAAATAAAGTAATAATATCTCAAAACCTTAATGTGCCAAATTTAGATAGAAGAGCCTTTGTATTGATGATTAACCGAGGGAGACAAGTTTTTATAAAACCACTTAAATCTGAAGTTTTAATTAATAATAACCCTATTGATAAAAAAAGATGGACAGAACTTACAGATGGAACTATTTTTTTAGTGGGAAATAGAATGTTTAAATTTGAAAGATGA
- a CDS encoding ABC transporter ATP-binding protein, which yields MNRKLLLKLKKIVKKFENFTLGPFDLELREGEIYGLIGPNGSGKTTTLKIITGLLIPDEGEIYFKDKKITDRFDSFKRYIGYIPDNPFVYPYLSGYEHLLYTGKLYKLDDKFIKERIDFYSKLFEMRDYIDTQSRFYSHGMRQKISITSALIHNPDLIIIDEPLVALDPVSAFRFKKHLKELKEKGKSILLATHSLFFAEEMCDRVGIIFKGKIFKEDTPSNIKKETESENLEEAFIKIVG from the coding sequence TTGAATAGAAAGCTTCTTTTAAAACTTAAAAAAATTGTTAAAAAGTTTGAAAATTTTACTCTTGGTCCCTTTGATTTAGAACTCAGAGAAGGAGAAATATATGGTCTTATAGGTCCGAATGGTTCTGGAAAAACTACAACATTAAAAATCATAACAGGACTTTTAATCCCTGATGAGGGTGAAATTTATTTTAAAGATAAAAAGATAACTGATAGGTTTGATAGTTTTAAAAGGTATATAGGTTATATTCCTGATAATCCCTTTGTTTATCCCTATCTTTCAGGTTATGAGCATCTTCTTTATACAGGTAAACTTTATAAATTAGATGATAAATTTATAAAGGAAAGAATAGACTTTTATTCAAAACTTTTTGAAATGCGAGATTATATAGATACACAATCAAGATTTTACTCTCACGGTATGAGACAGAAAATTTCAATAACTTCTGCACTTATTCATAATCCTGATCTAATTATAATAGATGAACCTCTTGTTGCCCTTGATCCTGTTTCAGCTTTCAGATTTAAAAAGCATTTGAAGGAATTGAAAGAAAAAGGGAAATCAATTTTACTTGCCACTCATTCTTTATTTTTTGCTGAGGAAATGTGTGATAGGGTGGGAATTATTTTTAAGGGTAAAATTTTTAAAGAGGATACACCTTCAAATATTAAAAAGGAAACAGAATCAGAAAATCTTGAAGAAGCTTTTATAAAAATAGTAGGTTAA
- a CDS encoding tubulin-like doman-containing protein, translated as MAFIFYGLGGIGTSCVLRLKKKMKAKENLRENRRRDVFFYGIDIQPNYDVDRLGEDFDAGCRYTIPGLKNPQSVVNQMWKGDSNFKKWWLVLPNGNPWTHKDPILPGQEAERIRANGRLLFYYYFEGIYDFLINSLINAQVLEAIGQPATSGASHLIFIVSSLGGGTGSGILIDTIFAIRDIVGDIAKIFGVFIDGTVTETGGARGSGVQSIGALVEIERWMVKPEEFKMNYHKGSLPQRLDKFTRFLDGVLLVQYYNSQSRCFVGNKTGNLIDDYKELVAEFLYPFAVGKTQITSDLNNLLSRLPHNLLYKNKRSLQYGSLAISTIVFPYEWIAKRITSRIIVDIFKKEGRFGEFKANLDEIDIYVKTQSLMPDQLRDSLNPLKTQLDDIFSTQKRLIENSKKRNVIENIKNANWNNFDQWEINNLTNYKQGIQETLNKYLEEQKNKLKETIEREIHKLDFKGIKDWLRKLEEFCNRQIQNLTRATLPIPEQKDLDGKIKMLEDQTKKILISRWKACRSDFVGMFKKWKDNKVIQIENNEIVNFYNHFKNHIRSVTEVVEFIEETSQKIYNKHFEEVGKQTARETLVDKDRFAVGDYPLTLEVRTKKIEERCREKIEEILRNKEILEALRNGISEDKERYIGICKIFEDSYNGLYGKNNNAKGAFKEANQKKFEENIEGLFKISIEKRVKDILFNYSVYDALNWYITDLYKKIKEEMQPRDRHQYLTTLRYDFTDESAKLLIEDENLQDFDSWKENAYKGLLERFKFLTKPFYQLDEGKITSARSSIDPSVLNSLSFDSLLRVYAPENPPKEIKDSFPTGITFALGDPHQIAITGMEFCTPLFALKELITLNNEYKRHIMDFPKKGGIPVHTDMRFYTDWKDDIMLEDPLVTEEETEAILLYALGIGTGIIERDAKGKFKYGGKTLATSLPKLIEKFKKFKKEQDALKNDIKTQIEKRTAGKPNVAKLKEIQNIFVEAYKFHQKIKPGGGQAAPGYETWENIAKKIRAEIAPQSGDIILNTLGDLVPRDINDEKFIKIKESLEE; from the coding sequence ATGGCATTTATTTTTTATGGTCTGGGAGGTATAGGGACAAGTTGTGTCCTTAGATTAAAAAAGAAAATGAAAGCTAAAGAAAATCTTAGAGAAAATAGGAGGAGAGACGTTTTCTTTTATGGAATTGATATTCAACCTAATTACGATGTGGATCGTTTAGGTGAAGATTTTGACGCAGGATGTAGATACACAATTCCAGGACTTAAAAACCCTCAATCTGTTGTTAATCAAATGTGGAAAGGAGACTCAAATTTCAAGAAATGGTGGCTTGTTCTTCCTAATGGGAATCCCTGGACACATAAAGATCCTATTCTCCCGGGACAGGAAGCTGAAAGAATTAGAGCTAATGGAAGGCTTCTTTTTTATTACTACTTTGAGGGTATTTATGATTTTCTTATAAATAGTTTGATAAATGCGCAGGTTCTTGAAGCCATTGGACAGCCTGCTACATCAGGTGCTTCTCATTTAATTTTTATAGTTTCTTCCTTAGGTGGTGGGACTGGTTCTGGAATTCTTATTGATACTATATTTGCAATTAGAGACATTGTTGGTGATATAGCCAAGATTTTTGGAGTATTTATTGATGGAACAGTCACAGAAACAGGCGGTGCTAGGGGTAGTGGTGTGCAGAGTATAGGTGCACTTGTAGAAATTGAAAGGTGGATGGTTAAACCTGAAGAGTTTAAGATGAATTATCATAAGGGAAGCCTCCCTCAAAGACTTGATAAGTTTACTCGATTTTTAGATGGTGTTCTTCTTGTTCAATACTACAATTCACAGAGTAGATGTTTTGTTGGAAATAAAACTGGAAACTTAATTGATGATTATAAAGAATTGGTTGCTGAATTTTTATATCCTTTTGCAGTAGGTAAGACACAAATAACAAGTGATTTAAATAACCTGTTAAGTAGGCTACCTCACAATCTCCTCTATAAAAATAAAAGATCTCTTCAATATGGCTCATTAGCCATATCAACTATTGTCTTTCCTTATGAATGGATTGCAAAAAGGATAACAAGTAGAATCATTGTAGATATATTTAAGAAAGAAGGGAGATTTGGGGAATTTAAAGCCAACTTAGATGAAATAGATATCTATGTTAAGACCCAATCTTTAATGCCGGACCAGCTTAGAGATTCTTTAAACCCATTAAAAACACAACTCGATGATATTTTTTCTACACAAAAAAGGCTTATTGAAAATTCCAAAAAAAGGAATGTTATAGAAAATATAAAAAATGCAAACTGGAATAACTTTGATCAATGGGAAATAAACAACTTAACAAATTATAAACAAGGAATTCAAGAGACACTTAACAAATACTTAGAAGAACAAAAAAATAAATTAAAGGAAACAATTGAAAGGGAAATACATAAACTTGATTTTAAGGGAATAAAAGATTGGCTAAGGAAACTTGAAGAATTTTGTAACCGACAAATTCAAAACTTAACAAGGGCTACCTTACCAATTCCTGAACAGAAAGATTTAGATGGAAAAATAAAGATGTTAGAAGACCAAACAAAAAAAATTCTTATTTCGCGCTGGAAAGCATGCCGTTCAGATTTTGTTGGGATGTTTAAGAAGTGGAAAGATAATAAAGTGATACAGATTGAAAATAATGAAATTGTTAATTTTTATAATCATTTTAAAAACCACATAAGAAGTGTCACAGAAGTTGTTGAATTTATAGAAGAAACATCTCAAAAAATATACAATAAACATTTTGAGGAAGTTGGGAAACAAACTGCAAGGGAAACCCTTGTAGATAAAGATCGTTTTGCCGTAGGTGATTATCCTCTCACCCTTGAAGTGAGAACAAAAAAAATTGAAGAAAGATGTAGAGAAAAAATAGAAGAGATTTTAAGAAATAAAGAGATATTAGAAGCTTTAAGAAACGGAATAAGTGAAGATAAAGAAAGATATATAGGAATCTGTAAAATTTTCGAGGACTCTTATAATGGGTTATATGGCAAAAATAATAATGCAAAAGGAGCGTTCAAGGAAGCAAACCAAAAAAAATTTGAAGAAAATATAGAGGGATTATTTAAAATAAGTATAGAAAAAAGAGTAAAAGATATTCTTTTTAATTATTCTGTTTATGATGCACTGAATTGGTATATAACAGATCTTTATAAAAAAATTAAAGAAGAAATGCAACCCAGAGACAGGCACCAATATTTAACAACCTTACGATATGATTTTACAGACGAAAGCGCGAAACTTCTTATCGAAGATGAAAACCTACAAGATTTTGATTCATGGAAAGAAAATGCATACAAGGGATTATTAGAAAGATTTAAATTTCTTACAAAACCATTTTATCAATTAGATGAGGGTAAAATTACTTCTGCAAGAAGTAGCATAGATCCTTCTGTTCTTAACTCCCTGTCCTTTGATAGTTTATTGAGAGTATATGCTCCTGAGAATCCCCCAAAGGAAATTAAGGATAGTTTCCCTACAGGGATAACCTTTGCCCTTGGTGATCCACATCAAATTGCTATCACTGGAATGGAGTTTTGCACACCACTTTTTGCATTGAAGGAGTTAATTACATTGAATAATGAGTATAAAAGACATATAATGGACTTCCCTAAAAAAGGAGGGATACCAGTTCATACAGATATGAGGTTTTATACTGACTGGAAAGATGATATTATGTTGGAAGATCCTTTAGTAACAGAAGAGGAAACTGAAGCAATTCTTTTATATGCCTTAGGAATTGGCACCGGAATAATAGAGAGAGATGCAAAAGGCAAATTTAAGTATGGGGGGAAAACCTTAGCAACTTCTTTACCAAAATTGATAGAGAAATTTAAAAAATTTAAAAAGGAACAAGATGCATTAAAAAATGATATTAAAACCCAAATTGAAAAAAGAACAGCAGGGAAACCGAATGTAGCGAAGTTAAAAGAAATTCAGAATATTTTTGTGGAAGCATATAAATTTCATCAGAAAATAAAGCCTGGAGGAGGTCAAGCCGCCCCTGGATATGAGACATGGGAAAACATTGCGAAGAAGATTAGGGCAGAAATAGCACCACAAAGTGGAGACATAATACTTAACACGCTTGGAGATTTGGTTCCAAGAGATATAAATGATGAAAAATTCATAAAAATAAAAGAATCTTTGGAAGAATAA
- a CDS encoding transglutaminase-like domain-containing protein, translating into MARRRLILITVLGIIFLILLFYYIKPGTAPHIIKEEEIEKIPTEEVLFGEKIEELWMGVYVGDKKVGYAYTKLNRKDKRREIYQKMYLKVIQLGQIQELFATTIVNADSNYVPKDFDFILESMQQKMKVKGVFKGDKLFLKVETPEFKRDLSLEIQGLSQLPLTLEKIIEENKVEKKMEFSYFDPTTFKMEKGYVENLGEVQVDYKGKKVKAKQYRIVAGGLITFVWVDDKGILKEETQPEMVFLRETPEEAMKIEGKPLNILLKFAVKPEGKKIDELNRENYKRIVYRLSNIDLSLLDLESGTQKILEKGENYAVIEVLKSSVNEVKKIDTTNLSRYLKPSAFIQSDDPLIIDFAKKGAGNFDDYTKIAKSLTLYVYNYLEKSAVVSFPSALDVLKMKKGDCNEHSVLFAAAARALKIPSEIAVGLVFTDGYFYYHAWNVIYLNKWVFVDPTFGQFPADPLHIMLKLGGVEKQADVMAVVGKIKIEILDIE; encoded by the coding sequence ATGGCAAGAAGAAGGTTAATTTTAATTACAGTTTTAGGAATTATTTTTCTAATTTTACTTTTTTATTATATAAAGCCTGGAACCGCACCACATATTATAAAAGAAGAAGAAATTGAAAAGATACCGACAGAGGAGGTTTTATTTGGAGAAAAAATAGAAGAGTTATGGATGGGTGTTTATGTTGGGGATAAAAAGGTTGGTTATGCTTATACAAAACTAAATAGAAAAGATAAAAGAAGAGAAATATATCAGAAAATGTATTTAAAAGTCATTCAGCTTGGACAGATTCAGGAACTCTTTGCAACAACAATTGTTAATGCTGATTCCAATTATGTTCCAAAAGATTTTGATTTTATTCTTGAATCAATGCAACAAAAGATGAAGGTAAAGGGGGTCTTTAAAGGTGATAAACTATTTCTGAAAGTTGAGACTCCTGAATTTAAAAGAGATTTATCCTTAGAAATTCAGGGTCTTTCCCAACTACCTCTTACCCTTGAAAAAATTATTGAAGAAAATAAAGTAGAAAAGAAAATGGAGTTCAGTTATTTTGACCCCACGACTTTTAAAATGGAAAAGGGTTATGTGGAAAATCTTGGTGAAGTTCAGGTTGATTATAAGGGTAAAAAAGTAAAAGCAAAGCAGTATAGGATAGTGGCAGGAGGTTTAATTACTTTTGTATGGGTTGATGATAAGGGAATTTTAAAGGAAGAAACCCAGCCTGAAATGGTATTTTTAAGAGAGACTCCTGAAGAGGCAATGAAGATAGAGGGTAAACCTTTAAATATTTTATTAAAGTTTGCGGTTAAACCTGAAGGTAAAAAAATTGATGAATTAAATAGGGAAAACTACAAAAGGATAGTTTATCGTCTTTCTAACATTGATTTATCACTTCTTGATCTTGAATCTGGAACTCAAAAAATTTTAGAGAAAGGAGAAAATTATGCTGTTATAGAGGTTTTAAAATCAAGTGTTAATGAGGTAAAAAAAATTGATACAACAAATCTATCAAGATATTTAAAACCTTCTGCTTTTATCCAGTCAGATGATCCCCTTATTATAGATTTTGCAAAAAAAGGTGCAGGAAATTTTGATGATTATACAAAAATTGCAAAAAGTTTAACACTTTATGTTTACAATTACCTTGAAAAATCTGCTGTTGTTTCCTTCCCTTCAGCTCTTGATGTTTTAAAAATGAAAAAAGGTGATTGTAATGAGCATTCAGTCCTTTTTGCTGCAGCAGCAAGAGCTTTAAAAATTCCTTCTGAAATTGCTGTAGGTCTTGTTTTTACTGATGGTTATTTTTATTATCATGCTTGGAATGTTATTTATCTTAATAAATGGGTTTTTGTTGATCCTACCTTCGGTCAGTTCCCTGCTGATCCACTTCATATTATGCTTAAACTTGGGGGAGTTGAAAAACAGGCTGATGTTATGGCAGTAGTTGGTAAGATAAAAATAGAGATTCTTGATATTGAATAG